TATTAATGCAAAATGCGAAATATATTTGCATATGGCACGAATAGGTGTTATTTAAGTTGAGAAGAAGGTGCATAGCTTTGAAGCCCAATGGTCCGATACCAGCGAATCTTTCAAGGAATATAGCGCTCGATATACCATGTTATCGGGACCTCATTTTGGATTCAATAAACGAGGGAGTGTTTACGATAAACCTCGAATGGCGGATCACGTCATTCAATCGTGCTGCAGAAAAGATTACGGGTATGCGTCGCGAGGATGCTATTGGCCATCGATGCAGTGAGGTATTTCGGGCAAATATTTGTCAAGACGCCTGCGTGATGAAAAAGGTTTTGGGAACTGGTGAGTCGGCAGTAAACACCTCCGTGTTTGTTGTCGATGCATGGGGTGAACGCATTCCCATCAAAGTGTCCGCTGCGGTTCTTCACGACGTCGACAACCATGTCATAGGCGGCGTGGAGACATTTCAAGATTTTCGGCAAGTGGAGGAGCTTCGCAAGAAGCTGAAGGGTAAACATACATTTGCCGATATTGTTGGCAAAAGTGCGGCCATCACTTATATATTTGATATTCTGCCTCAGATCTCCGACAGCGACACGACCGTGCTGATCCATGGAGCAAGCGGAACCGGCAAGGAGCTAGTTGCACGTGCAATCCATAATTTGTCTCCGCGGCGTAATAAGCGTTTTGTGCCCGTGAACTGTGGCGCGCTTCCGGACACACTGCTTGAATCAGAGCTTTTCGGTTACAAGGCAGGGGCTTTCACCGACGCTAAAAAAGACAAGCCTGGACGATTTGCCTTGGCCGATGGTGGGACCCTTTTCCTTGATGAGATTGGCGACATCTCTCCTGCCATGCAGGTGCGGTTGCTTCGGGTACTTCAAGAGAAGATATACGAGCCACTCGGCTCGGTGGAGTCCGTGCGAGCAGATGTGCGCATTGTCGCCGCAACCAACAAGGATCTGACTGAGCTCGTCAGTAAGGGGAAGTTTCGAGAGGATCTCTACTATCGTATTCATGTAGTTCATATTGAAGTTCCTTCCTTGAAGGAGAGGCGAGAAGACATACCGCTATTGGTCGATCATTTCATCGCTACCCATAATCTGTTGCACGACCGGGAAATTACCGGACTTTCCAAAGAAGCATTATCGCTGCTTGTACATCACGATTTCCCGGGCAATGTTCGCGAGCTGCAAAACATTTTGGAGCATGCATACTTGCTATGCCGTGCTGGAATGATCGAACCACATCACTTTCCACCTAACCTGACAAACTGCGTGGCTCGTGAGAATATAAATCCCAAGCAACGGATGAACCTAAAGGTTGTCGAAAAGTCCCTGATTCAAGAAGCACTCGCTAAGCATCAGGGCAACAGGGTGCTTGCCGCAGGAGTTCTTGGCATCAATTTGAGCACGTTGTATCGAAAAATTCAGCGACTCGGCATTGAAACTCCCAATACGGACGGGCGTGGCAAAAGGAATTAGTTTTGTAAGTAATGATAAATACGAAGATAAGTATGAAGTTTATAGTTTCGAAATTATGCCTGTCTTCATCAATCCCACAGATTTGTTATTAGAGTTGATTACAAATAAGTAAACGTTGCATATGTATTTCGACCAAAGGGAGAGATCTATGAAATTTCAAGCAATTAAGATTTCTCTTTGGCGCTCGAAATTATACAATACGGATCATATTTTTTATTCATGATCAAGTCTATTAATTATTTTTTTATCAATGATATCTTGACGCAATATTAATACTACAACAGTATGCTCGCTCTTTGTTTTTTGCTAGTGCAATGTTAGTGGAAATATTCGCAAAGACAGAGGTGGTATTTTTATGAAGTTATCAATTCGCGCTCACGAGATCCCTCCTTCACCTATCCGCAAACTTGTTTCTTTTGCTGAGGACGCCAAAGCACAGGGTGTGACAGTACATCATCTTAATATCGGGCAACCTGACATACCTACACCAGCAGAATTTTTTCATGCAGTTAATGCATTTACCGGGAATGATTTTGTAACCAATGGTAAAAATAGTTCGGCGTGTGCAGTCACCAAAAAGAATATTGTGTTGGGTTATGGCGATTCAGCGGGTGAGCCAACGCTGCGCAAGGCATTAAGCAAGTATTATCAAAAATTTGGTTATGATGTTGATTTTAAAGATATCACCATAACTACCGGGGGTAGTGAAGCAATCATGTTTACCATGACTGCTTTATGTGACCCTGATGATGAAATACTATGCTTTGAACCATTATATACTAACTATAATAGTTTTGCGGCGGCAGAGTCAGTACGTCTAGTGCCCCTGGCGTGTCATGCAGAAAATGGATTTCACCTACCTACGCGTGAAACTATTGAAGCAAAAATTACTCAGCGAACTCGCGCTATTTTAGTATGTACACCCAATAATCCTACCGGGGCAGTACTAACTGAAAGCGAGATGAGAGTGCTGGTTGATATAGCTAAACAGTATAATATTTTTTTAGTAGTCGATGAATCGTATCGCGAATTTATTTATGGTGAGTTGCCGCATACGAGTATAATGTCGTTTCCCGAGATTTCTGATCGTGTCATTATGCTCGATTCGTTGTCAAAACGTTATAGTGTTTGTGGCGCTCGTTTGGGCTGCTTAGTTACTAAAAATAAAGAAGTATCAAAAGTTAGTTTGCATTTAGGTCAAGCGCGACTTTGCCCTCCTTCGCTTGATCAAGCCGGGGCTCTTGGTTTGTTGACTTTAGGTGATGAATATTTTGCCCAAATTCAAAGTGAATATAAACAACGACGAGATACCGTTGTTAAAGGAATCAAAAATATTCCGGGGGTAACTTCTTATACTCCAGAGGGTGCGTTCTATCTAATGGTTGGTTTGCCTATAGAAGATGCCGAACATTTTGCAAAATGGTTATTGACCGATTTTCGCTATGAAAATGAAACAATTATGGTTGCACCAGGTGGTGGGTTTTACGTAACTCCAGGAGCTGGTAAAAATGAAATTCGCATCGCCTATGTTCTTGAAGTTAAGGTTTTAGAGAGGGCAATGCATTGTTTTGAGAAGGCTATTAATAAGTACGTATCAATATTCGGTAATAGTAAATAGTAACTAATTTTTTTTATTCCAATTGACGAAAAGTTGCATAACGGCTTAGGGCCGCGGATACTCGTATTTATGGTCGAGCGTTTTGTAAAAGTCTATGTTGATAATGTACAGCATCAGGTACAAGTTGGTACTCCTATAGTTGCAGTTCTTGGACGTCGTGGTGAAAACGGCAAACCTTTATTAGGAGCAGTACTAAATAATCGTTTGGTGTCTTTATCTACACCAATTCGTGGAGTGTCATATATCCGTCCAGTGACTGACGAGGGGCGCGAAGGTCAGATCATATATCGTCGTTCGATTTCATTGGTGCTGGCACAAGCCCTCCAAGAGGTAGTACCAAACATTCGTTTATCAATTGGTCAATCGTTAGGTGAAGGCTATTTTTTTGAACTTGTTGGTGATGAAAGTATACCGCCCAAAACTATTGATGAAATTGCAGCGCGAATGCATATGATTATCGATGAAGATCGACCTTTTATCACTGAAGAAATAGATATTAACGAAGCTGTATCTTTGTTTTCAACTGAAAAATCGTTTGATTGCGTGCGATTGTTGAAAATTCTACCAGCAGATACAGTAGCTGTGGTTTCTTTAGGTGGTGAGCATCATTTATTACATGGGCCAGTAGCGCTTACAGCAGGTGGGTTAAATCGTTTTAAACTCGAAATGTATAATGGCGGTTTAATCTTACAATTTCCATCTGTTGTATTTTATCAACGTGAAGTATCAGATACACCGCGTTTATTTAAGGTATATCGTGATACACGTAGATGGAATGAAATCATTGGAGTTAGTGATGTTGGTCAATTTAATGAATTATGTATTCATGGTGGGGTTGGTGAAATAGTTAAGGTATCTGAAGGATTGCACGAAAAAAAAGTAGCTGAAATTGCGGACCGGGTATTGGCGCGTAAAGGTTGTAAACTAATTTTAGTCGCTGGCCCATCTGCTAGCGGCAAAACTACATTTGCCAAACGTCTATCTATTCAGCTAAGGGTCAATGGTGTAAGGCCAATAGCATTATCGTTAGATGATTATTACGTTGATCGTGATAAAACACCACGTGATGCTAATGGGATTCTTGATTTCGAGGCACTTGAAGCAATTGATTTAGCTTTACTTAACGAACATTTTGAATGTTTGCTCAATGGCGAAAAGGTTTATACTCCCAAGTTTGATTTTGCTGTTGGTAGACGAGTACCAAAGGGAGAATGGCGTTCTTTGCAACTTGGAAATAACGATGTTCTTATTGTTGAAGGCATCCATGGACTTAATGAGCGTCTTTCACCAGCAGTTACTCAAGAACATAAATTTCGTTGTTATGTCAGTGCGCTAACTCAATTAAAAGTTGATAATCACGAGCGTGTATTCACCTCAGATTCTCGGTTATTACGTCGTATTGTACGTGATCGGCGCTACCGCGGATATTCAGCAGAACGTACAATTGATATGTGGCCATCAGTGCGTCGAGGTGAACAGGTAAATATTTTCCCATTTCAAGAACAAGCGGATGCTATATTCAATAGCGCTTTAGTTTATGAGGCTGCAGTGTTAAAGACCTATGCTGAGCGTTTTTTACGACAAGTACCTATTGATTCGGCTGCATATGTTGAGGCCAATCGCCTCTTGCGCTTTTTGTCTCTATTTGTTGCAGTATTTCCTGAAGAAGTACCACACACGAGTATCTTACGTGAATTTATTGGCGGCAGCAGTTTTTCATATTAGGGATATTCCCTAATGAAAGCGTGGGAATTTAAAAATTACGAAAATACCATAAAGCAACGCCTTACCACCGAACGAGGTACAATTTATGGTCAAGGTCGTCGCAATATTGCTTTGGCATATCCAAGTACTTATGCAGTAGGTATGGCATCATTGGGATATCAACAGGTATATCGAATTTTAAATGAATTGCCTGATACTGTTGCTGAGCGAGCATTTTTACCTGATGATGAAATTCAGAGCAATCACATTCTTACCTACGAAAGTCGTCGTTCGATATCAGACTTTTCTATTATAGCTATCGCGATTGCCTGCGAGCGTGAGATATTGGGTGTATTCAAGTTATTAAAAACTGCGGGTATCCCGATTCTGGCTAATGAAAGAACAAATATACATCCATGGATAATAATCGGTGGACCTTTAACATATGCCAATCCACTACCTTTAGCAGCTTTTGCTGATGTTATAGTTATGGGTGAAGCCGAAGATTTACTGGCGCCGATGTGTAACATTATATTCAGTGGCATATCTCGTGATCAAAGCAAACAAGAATTAGCGTCAAAGCCTGGATTTTTTGTGCCTTCACGGCATGATAATTTGCTAAAGAATTTAGCAATTGCCAATGACAGTGAGATATTACCAGCGAGGAGTGTGCTTTACAGTCATGAGGCGATTTTTGGTGACACGACCTTAATAGAAATCGAACGCGGTTGTTCACGTAGTTGTGGCTTTTGTGTTATGCGACGTAACGATAGTGGCATGCGGTTGTTTAGTGCACAAAGAGTGTTGGATTTAATTCAACACGAAAGCAAACGAATTGGTCTTGTGGGAGCAGCAGTAAGTGACCATCCTCAGTTGTTAGATATTGTAGCACCTCTAGTAGCTCGTGGTTGCCAGGTGAGTTTGTCGAGTTTACGGGCCGATCGTTTAACTACAGAATTGACAAAGCTTCTAGTTTGCGGAGGGGCAAAAACTTTAACAGTGGCGGCTGATGGTGCTTCTGAACGCATCCGACAACAAATACATAAAGGCATTAATGCGCAACATTTAATTAATGCAGCAAAACTTGCATGTATATATAAACTAACTCGATTAAAATGCTATGCCATGGTGGGACTACCAGATGAAAGTGAAGAAGATATTGATGAACTAGCGACACTCGCTAATGATCTTGCCACCGCCGCAGGTAAGCATACTCGTGTAGTTTTAGGAATTTCTACCTTTGTACCTAAATTACATACTCCATTGGCAAAATCGCCTTTTATCGGTGAAAGCGCGGCAACCATGAGAATAAAACGTTTAAGAAAACAGCTTAAAAATAAAGTTGAAATTAGGGCAGATAGTACACGTTGGGCGTGGGTTGAGTATATTTTAGCTCAAGGCAGTAAACAAACTGGTTTGCAGGCGCTTGATGCTTTTAATAATGGTGGTAATTTTAGAGATTTTAAGAAAGCTTTTAGTTCGTATAAAATACCATGACGGTTTTTAAGTGGTATGTCTTTCTAAGAATTCTTTTAAATATATGCCAGTTTTTGAATACCGCTTATGAATTAAATCTAAAGGATGTCCACAAGCAACTACTTTGCCACCGGCGTCACCACCACCAGGACCTAAATCAATTACCCAATCGCTTGCTGCAATCAAGGGCAGGTTGTGTTCAACTACAATTACGCTATGACCTTGATCAACCAGTCCATGCAACAATTTTAATAGTCCAGCAACATCACTAGCATGTAAACCGGTTGTTGGTTCGTCGAGAATGAATGCAGTCGGTTTGTGGGTACGTGCACCTAATTCACGCGCTAGTTTAATTCTTTGCGCTTCTCCACCCGATAAAGTAGGTGAGGGTTGCCCTAGAGTTAAATAACCAAGTCCAATGTTAACTAAAAATTTGGCGTAGCTACTAATCGATGGCACAGCGGCAAAAAAATCAGCGGTATCAGCGAAAGTCATGGCTAAAACATCAGCAATAGATTTTTCGCGATAACGTACCGCTAATGTTTCTTCATTAAAGCGAGTGCCACCACAAACATCACAATCAATTAATACCTCAGGTAGAAAACTCATCTCAACTTTGATACGTCCTTGACCCGAACAAGCTGTGCAACGACCAGCGGCAACATTAAAAGAAAAGCGTGAAGCATCATAACCGCGTGCTTTTGCTTCAGGTAGCGAAGCAAATAAATTACGAATAGCATCGAGTACCCCAACATACGATGCAGGTACCGAACGGGGAGTGCGACCAATTGGGGTTTGGTCAACAGCACTAGCTCGCACTAAAGTCTTATAACCTGTAAAATTAAGATGTTTTCCGGGGCGTACAGCGCTACCATAAAGTTTCTGTAAAAGCGCCCGATACAATACATCAAATAATAAAGTAGATTTACCCGAGCCTGAGACACCAGTAACCGCAACTAACGCTCCTAAAGGTATATCAACGTTAATATCTTTAAGG
The genomic region above belongs to Deltaproteobacteria bacterium and contains:
- a CDS encoding sigma 54-interacting transcriptional regulator, with product MALDIPCYRDLILDSINEGVFTINLEWRITSFNRAAEKITGMRREDAIGHRCSEVFRANICQDACVMKKVLGTGESAVNTSVFVVDAWGERIPIKVSAAVLHDVDNHVIGGVETFQDFRQVEELRKKLKGKHTFADIVGKSAAITYIFDILPQISDSDTTVLIHGASGTGKELVARAIHNLSPRRNKRFVPVNCGALPDTLLESELFGYKAGAFTDAKKDKPGRFALADGGTLFLDEIGDISPAMQVRLLRVLQEKIYEPLGSVESVRADVRIVAATNKDLTELVSKGKFREDLYYRIHVVHIEVPSLKERREDIPLLVDHFIATHNLLHDREITGLSKEALSLLVHHDFPGNVRELQNILEHAYLLCRAGMIEPHHFPPNLTNCVARENINPKQRMNLKVVEKSLIQEALAKHQGNRVLAAGVLGINLSTLYRKIQRLGIETPNTDGRGKRN
- a CDS encoding nucleoside kinase, with protein sequence MVERFVKVYVDNVQHQVQVGTPIVAVLGRRGENGKPLLGAVLNNRLVSLSTPIRGVSYIRPVTDEGREGQIIYRRSISLVLAQALQEVVPNIRLSIGQSLGEGYFFELVGDESIPPKTIDEIAARMHMIIDEDRPFITEEIDINEAVSLFSTEKSFDCVRLLKILPADTVAVVSLGGEHHLLHGPVALTAGGLNRFKLEMYNGGLILQFPSVVFYQREVSDTPRLFKVYRDTRRWNEIIGVSDVGQFNELCIHGGVGEIVKVSEGLHEKKVAEIADRVLARKGCKLILVAGPSASGKTTFAKRLSIQLRVNGVRPIALSLDDYYVDRDKTPRDANGILDFEALEAIDLALLNEHFECLLNGEKVYTPKFDFAVGRRVPKGEWRSLQLGNNDVLIVEGIHGLNERLSPAVTQEHKFRCYVSALTQLKVDNHERVFTSDSRLLRRIVRDRRYRGYSAERTIDMWPSVRRGEQVNIFPFQEQADAIFNSALVYEAAVLKTYAERFLRQVPIDSAAYVEANRLLRFLSLFVAVFPEEVPHTSILREFIGGSSFSY
- a CDS encoding pyridoxal phosphate-dependent aminotransferase, with the protein product MKLSIRAHEIPPSPIRKLVSFAEDAKAQGVTVHHLNIGQPDIPTPAEFFHAVNAFTGNDFVTNGKNSSACAVTKKNIVLGYGDSAGEPTLRKALSKYYQKFGYDVDFKDITITTGGSEAIMFTMTALCDPDDEILCFEPLYTNYNSFAAAESVRLVPLACHAENGFHLPTRETIEAKITQRTRAILVCTPNNPTGAVLTESEMRVLVDIAKQYNIFLVVDESYREFIYGELPHTSIMSFPEISDRVIMLDSLSKRYSVCGARLGCLVTKNKEVSKVSLHLGQARLCPPSLDQAGALGLLTLGDEYFAQIQSEYKQRRDTVVKGIKNIPGVTSYTPEGAFYLMVGLPIEDAEHFAKWLLTDFRYENETIMVAPGGGFYVTPGAGKNEIRIAYVLEVKVLERAMHCFEKAINKYVSIFGNSK
- a CDS encoding radical SAM protein; its protein translation is MKAWEFKNYENTIKQRLTTERGTIYGQGRRNIALAYPSTYAVGMASLGYQQVYRILNELPDTVAERAFLPDDEIQSNHILTYESRRSISDFSIIAIAIACEREILGVFKLLKTAGIPILANERTNIHPWIIIGGPLTYANPLPLAAFADVIVMGEAEDLLAPMCNIIFSGISRDQSKQELASKPGFFVPSRHDNLLKNLAIANDSEILPARSVLYSHEAIFGDTTLIEIERGCSRSCGFCVMRRNDSGMRLFSAQRVLDLIQHESKRIGLVGAAVSDHPQLLDIVAPLVARGCQVSLSSLRADRLTTELTKLLVCGGAKTLTVAADGASERIRQQIHKGINAQHLINAAKLACIYKLTRLKCYAMVGLPDESEEDIDELATLANDLATAAGKHTRVVLGISTFVPKLHTPLAKSPFIGESAATMRIKRLRKQLKNKVEIRADSTRWAWVEYILAQGSKQTGLQALDAFNNGGNFRDFKKAFSSYKIP